Proteins from a single region of Apium graveolens cultivar Ventura chromosome 7, ASM990537v1, whole genome shotgun sequence:
- the LOC141673489 gene encoding uncharacterized protein LOC141673489 encodes MADPRTNEQNNHDNSTDSQQFNQDNPYHLQSSDSPGMKLPALLPLLSLGQGAMIWLFLGALSKAIGRSVIYSNSAHEMWNELEERYGTSNGAQFFGLYKELTEISQGNCNVVDYFTKLKMLWDDIDALCLIPVCSCGCTCGASQKLSKFQQDQRMIQFLMGLNDSFTAIRGYILMRSPLPSIGRAYSFFLQEETQREIHSNSQFLADSASLAVNSNRFNYNTNYGNYPAGKRGTDAKKIHCNYCKKPGHVIDKCFKLHGLPPDFKFNKQFNNGKRMAAQVEVSETLSHPPVLLLPILSVLDLLAHLQ; translated from the exons ATGGCTGATCCTCGTACTAATGAACAAAACAATCATGATAATTCTACTGACTCTCAACAATTCAATCAAGATAATCCCTATCATCTTCAATCGTCTGATTCTCCTGGCATGAAGTTA CCAGCACTTCTCCCTCTATTAAGTCTTGGTCAAGGTGCAATGATATGGTTATTTCTTGGAGCTTTGTCTAAGGCGATTGGCCGTAGTGTCATTTATTCCAATTCTGCTCATGAAATGTGGAATGAGTTAGAAGAAAGATATGGTACCTCAAATGGGGCTCAATTTTTTGGTTTGTACAAGGAACTCACTGAAATTTCACAGGGAAACTGTAACGTTGTTGATTACTTCACCAAGTTGAAGATGTTATGGGACGATATTGATGCTCTATGCTTAATTCCTGTTTGTTCATGTGGTTGCACCTGTGGTGCTTCTCAGAAATTGTCCAAATTTCAGCAGGATCAAAGGATGATTCAGTTTTTAATGGGATTAAATGATTCTTTTACTGCTATAAGAGGATATATCTTGATGAGATCTCCTTTGCCTTCAATAGGCCGGGCTTATAGTTTCTTCCTGCAGGAAGAAACACAGAGAGAAATTCATTCTAATAGTCAATTTCTTGCTGATTCTGCCTCATTAGCTGTGAACTCAAATCGATTTAATTACAACACAAACTATGGGAATTACCCGGCTGGAAAGAGGGGCACTGATGCCAAGAAAATTCACTGCAATTACTGTAAAAAACCTGGTCATGTTATTGATAAATGCTTTAAACTCCATGGTCTTCCACCAGATTTTAAATTCAACAAACAATTTAACAATGGAAAGAGAATGGctgctcaagttgaagtctcaGAAACACTATCACATCCGCCGGTCCTACTGTTGCCAATTCTGTCAGTTCTGGATCTTCTGGCACATCTGCAATGA
- the LOC141670597 gene encoding putative F-box protein At4g22030, producing MASLQALSLCSCKLSFSSPNHQGRVIKATNNIPKFRKTHLSLSNLANGGSVEELVLKNDFTSNNISFKTDIIESEELVIGKLYAIKETVSDRVEMHKNICEQRKNWNSLLLTSINTIILGAATMAGIAATINANGAPLIALKIASTLLYIGATGMVIIMNKIQPSQLAEEQRNATRLFRHIQKHVQTVIDIGSPTALEVEDTMNRVLALDKAYPLPLLGVMIDKFPSAVESAVWWPLRQRIGEDEEPEIDLDGENRYGNGWNEELENEMREIVGILRRNDEADYLRLGGIALKLNKVLALCGPSLTILGAIGSAFVGIGSIEESSWAVMLGVVGGALASVVNTLEHGGQVGMVVELYRSNAGFFREIEEEIEFNLKEKDARKRENGQLFEMKIALQLGRSIAELRNIAEKGHDIKEFGSKLF from the coding sequence ATGGCAAGCCTTCAAGCTTTGAGCTTGTGTTCTTGTAAACTCTCATTTTCGTCGCCAAATCACCAAGGGAGAGTGATCAAGGCTACTAACAATATCCCGAAATTCCGAAAAACTCATCTCTCCCTCTCAAACCTAGCAAATGGAGGTTCCGTGGAGGAGCTGGTGCTGAAAAATGATTTTACTAGTAACAATATTTCGTTTAAGACAGATATAATCGAGTCTGAAGAGCTGGTCATTGGGAAATTGTACGCGATAAAGGAGACGGTTTCTGATAGAGTGGAGATGCATAAGAATATTTGTGAGCAGAGAAAAAATTGGAACAGCTTGTTGTTAACATCAATCAACACAATCATACTTGGAGCTGCAACAATGGCAGGTATTGCAGCTACTATTAATGCAAATGGTGCACCTTTAATTGCTTTAAAGATTGCTTCTACTTTGTTATATATTGGAGCTACTGGCATGGTGATTATTATGAACAAGATTCAACCATCTCAGCTTGCTGAAGAGCAAAGAAATGCTACAAGATTGTTTAGGCATATTCAAAAGCATGTTCAAACAGTTATTGATATTGGATCTCCTACTGCTTTGGAAGTGGAAGACACAATGAATAGAGTTTTAGCACTTGATAAGGCCTATCCACTTCCTTTACTTGGTGTTATGATTGATAAGTTTCCATCTGCTGTTGAATCTGCTGTGTGGTGGCCTCTAAGACAACGAATAGGCGAAGACGAGGAACCGGAGATTGATCTTGATGGTGAAAATAGGTATGGGAATGGATGGAACGAGGAGTTGGAAAATGAGATGAGAGAAATTGTTGGAATCTTAAGGAGAAATGATGAGGCTGATTACTTGAGGTTAGGTGGAATAGCTTTGAAATTAAACAAAGTGTTGGCATTATGTGGACCTTCTTTAACTATTTTGGGGGCCATTGGGAGTGCTTTTGTGGGGATTGGTTCAATTGAAGAGAGTTCATGGGCTGTGATGCTTGGAGTTGTTGGAGGTGCTTTGGCTAGTGTTGTCAATACATTGGAGCATGGTGGACAAGTTGGGATGGTGGTGGAGTTGTACCGGAGTAATGCCGGATTCTTTAGGGAAATAGAGGAAGAAATTGAGTTTAATTTGAAGGAGAAAGATGCGAGGAAAAGAGAGAATGGTCAGTTGTTCGAAATGAAGATTGCTTTGCAGCTGGGGAGGAGTATTGCAGAGTTGAGAAATATTGCTGAAAAGGGACATGATATTAAAGAATTTGGCAGCAAGCTTTTCTGA